In Rouxiella sp. WC2420, the following proteins share a genomic window:
- the relA gene encoding GTP diphosphokinase: protein MVAVRSAHLNTAGEFALDEWITTLGISSQESCERLAVTWRYCEQQTQGHPDASLLLWRGLEMVEILSTLSMDNDSMRAALLFPLVDENVIDEDTLTKDFGKEITYLVHGVRDMDAIRQLKATQNDSMGSEQVDNVRRMLLAMVEDFRCVVLKLAERIAHLREVKDAPEEERVLAAKECTNIYAPLANRLGIGQLKWELEDFCFRYLHPDEYKRIAKLLHERRIDRAQYIDDFVSTVRNAMAEEGIKVDVYGRPKHIYSIWRKMQKKSLSFDELFDVRAVRVVVERLQDCYAALGIVHTHFRHLPDEFDDYVANPKPNGYQSIHTVVLGPRGKTLEVQIRTRQMHEDAELGVAAHWKYKEGTAVVGGRSGGYEGRIAWLRKLIAWQEEMADSGEMLDEVRSQVFDDRVYVFTPKGDVVDLPTGSTPLDFAYHIHSDVGHRCIGAKIGGRIVPFTYQLQMGDQIEVITQKHPNPSRDWLNPSLGYITTSRGRSKIQNWFRKQDRDKNIIAGKQILDDELERLDISYKDAEKLLLPRYNFNSLDELLAAIGNGDIRLNQMANYLQSQLKKPSLEELDEEALRQLTQKTTRAPVRSGSKENGRVVVEGVGNLMHHIARCCQPIPGDEIIGFITQGRGISIHRADCDQLEDLKSHAPERIVDAVWGESYSSGYSLVLRVVANDRSGLLRDITTILANEKVNVLGVASRSDTKNMLATIDMDIEIYNPQVLSRVVAKLNQLPDVIEAKRLHGS from the coding sequence ATGGTTGCGGTACGAAGTGCACATTTGAATACGGCTGGCGAATTTGCGCTTGACGAGTGGATCACGACTTTAGGCATCTCCAGCCAGGAATCATGTGAGCGTTTAGCCGTAACCTGGCGCTACTGCGAGCAACAAACTCAAGGGCATCCCGATGCCTCGCTGCTGCTTTGGCGCGGCCTGGAAATGGTCGAGATTCTTTCCACGCTGAGCATGGACAACGACAGCATGCGCGCGGCGCTGCTTTTCCCGCTGGTTGATGAGAATGTTATCGACGAAGACACGCTCACCAAAGACTTCGGGAAAGAAATCACCTATCTGGTGCATGGTGTGCGCGATATGGACGCCATACGCCAGCTTAAAGCTACGCAAAACGACTCCATGGGCTCGGAGCAGGTCGACAATGTTCGCCGCATGTTGTTGGCGATGGTCGAAGACTTCCGCTGCGTGGTCTTAAAACTCGCCGAGCGTATTGCTCACCTGCGTGAAGTCAAAGACGCGCCGGAAGAAGAGCGCGTGCTGGCGGCTAAAGAATGTACCAATATTTATGCGCCACTGGCAAACCGCCTCGGCATCGGCCAGTTGAAATGGGAGCTGGAGGATTTCTGCTTCCGTTATCTGCACCCCGATGAGTACAAGCGCATTGCCAAACTGCTGCATGAGCGCCGCATTGACCGCGCGCAGTACATTGACGACTTCGTGTCTACCGTGCGTAACGCCATGGCGGAAGAGGGCATTAAAGTTGATGTGTACGGGCGACCAAAACATATCTACAGCATCTGGCGCAAGATGCAGAAAAAATCCCTGTCCTTCGACGAGCTGTTTGACGTGCGCGCCGTGCGTGTCGTGGTCGAACGCCTGCAGGATTGCTATGCCGCATTGGGTATCGTACATACTCATTTCCGTCATCTGCCTGACGAATTCGATGACTACGTTGCCAACCCGAAACCCAACGGTTATCAGTCGATTCATACCGTTGTCCTTGGCCCGCGCGGTAAAACGCTCGAGGTGCAGATTCGCACCCGCCAGATGCACGAAGATGCCGAGCTCGGCGTAGCGGCGCATTGGAAATATAAAGAAGGCACGGCCGTGGTCGGTGGTCGCAGTGGCGGCTACGAAGGGCGTATTGCCTGGCTGCGCAAACTTATTGCCTGGCAGGAAGAAATGGCCGATTCGGGCGAGATGCTCGACGAGGTTCGCAGTCAGGTCTTCGACGACCGAGTCTATGTGTTTACCCCGAAAGGTGACGTGGTCGATTTGCCAACCGGCTCAACGCCGCTGGACTTCGCCTACCACATTCACAGCGACGTGGGACATCGTTGCATCGGCGCCAAAATTGGTGGCCGCATCGTGCCGTTTACCTATCAGCTGCAAATGGGCGACCAGATTGAGGTCATCACTCAAAAGCATCCGAACCCGAGCCGTGACTGGCTGAACCCAAGTCTGGGATATATCACCACCAGCCGCGGGCGTTCGAAGATCCAGAACTGGTTCCGTAAGCAGGATCGTGACAAAAACATCATCGCCGGGAAGCAAATTCTCGACGACGAGCTGGAACGTCTGGATATTTCGTACAAAGATGCAGAAAAACTGCTGTTGCCGCGTTACAACTTCAATTCGCTTGACGAGCTGCTGGCAGCAATAGGCAACGGCGATATCCGCCTTAATCAGATGGCGAATTATCTGCAATCGCAGCTGAAAAAACCGAGTCTCGAAGAGCTTGACGAAGAGGCTCTGCGCCAGCTGACGCAGAAAACCACCCGTGCTCCGGTGCGCAGTGGTTCTAAAGAAAACGGCCGTGTGGTGGTTGAGGGCGTGGGCAATCTGATGCACCACATCGCCCGCTGTTGCCAGCCGATACCCGGTGACGAGATCATTGGTTTTATCACCCAGGGGCGAGGAATTTCGATTCACCGCGCCGATTGTGACCAATTGGAAGATCTCAAGTCGCACGCGCCTGAGCGTATCGTCGATGCAGTGTGGGGCGAAAGTTATTCAAGCGGATACTCGCTGGTGCTGCGCGTAGTGGCAAACGACAGGAGTGGGCTACTACGAGATATCACCACCATTCTGGCTAACGAAAAAGTTAATGTACTGGGCGTTGCGAGCCGCAGCGACACCAAAAATATGCTGGCAACCATCGATATGGACATCGAGATTTATAATCCGCAAGTATTGAGCAGGGTTGTTGCCAAGTTGAATCAGCTGCCGGATGTTATCGAGGCCAAGCGCCTGCACGGCAGCTAA
- the barA gene encoding two-component sensor histidine kinase BarA, with protein MTKYSLRARMMILILAPTLMIGLLLSTFFVVHRYNELQNQLIDSGASIIEPLAVASEYGMTFRERAPITRLIDRLHRTHSDIVRAISVYDGNNLLFASSNPLRDTALMQVKADEPMPQQLTQLRSGDSLILRTPIMAENHTSADENTFRESPGHNLGYISIELDLSSVRLQQYQEAFVSTLLLLLCLGIATLFAYRLVRDVTGPIRNMVNTVDRIRRGQLDSRVEGNMLGELSMLKNGINSMAMSLTAYHEEVQQNIDQATSDLRETLEQMEIQNVELDLAKKRAQEAARIKSEFLANMSHELRTPLNGVIGFTRQTLKTQLSPTQTDYLQTIERSANNLLTIINDVLDFSKLEAGKLVLEHITFSLREMLDEVVILLAHSAHDKGLELTINVHSNVPEFVLGDPMRLQQVVTNLLGNAIKFTENGNIDINVELRSQKNAQVELEMQFHDTGIGISERQQAQLFQAFRQADASITRRHGGTGLGLVITQRLVKEMGGDISFYSQLNRGSTFWFHVTLELNESHHQRPRSMACLRDKKLAYIEANPTATKAVKEMLSSMPIEVIHRTSQALLPDEHYDFIVYGMPILLNHHLNDYEERLQQLLSQCDRLILALPSQFQISAEQLKDKGVYACLNKPLSSVRLLPYLLEDPKNFIEEDNSHDKRLPMTVMAVDDNPANLKLIGALLEELVETTLLCNSGEEAIELAKNVNMDVILMDIQMPNIDGIRTSELIHLLPHHITTPIVAVTAHSLSGEREQFIKAGMEDYLSKPIDEGMLKVVLARYHSSQIPPPHSAGQVQKSAPEDVSPKTLDWALALRQSANKEGLANDLLQMLIDFLPEVSGRVNAIIQGEKDDSIVALIHKLHGSCSYSGVPRLKQLCFYIEQQLRKNASNEELEPEWLELLDEIGNVTREAKAHLDKRNNT; from the coding sequence ATGACCAAATATAGCCTTCGGGCAAGGATGATGATTTTAATACTTGCGCCGACCTTGATGATCGGTTTGCTGCTCAGCACTTTTTTTGTGGTGCATCGTTATAACGAGCTGCAAAATCAGTTGATCGACTCTGGTGCCAGTATTATAGAACCGTTGGCGGTTGCCAGTGAGTACGGGATGACATTCCGTGAACGAGCGCCCATTACCCGACTCATTGATCGCCTGCATCGTACCCATTCCGACATCGTGCGGGCCATTAGTGTTTACGATGGCAATAATCTGCTTTTCGCCTCTTCAAATCCTTTGCGTGACACTGCGCTGATGCAGGTTAAAGCAGACGAGCCAATGCCGCAGCAGCTGACCCAGCTACGTTCGGGAGACTCACTGATCCTGCGCACGCCGATTATGGCCGAGAATCATACCTCAGCCGACGAGAACACCTTCCGCGAATCTCCGGGACACAATCTGGGGTATATCTCCATCGAGCTGGATCTCTCCTCGGTTCGGCTACAGCAGTATCAGGAAGCCTTTGTTTCTACGCTGCTTCTACTGTTGTGTCTGGGCATTGCCACGCTGTTTGCTTACCGCCTGGTGCGCGACGTGACTGGCCCGATCCGCAATATGGTCAACACCGTTGACCGCATCCGCCGTGGTCAGCTCGATAGCCGAGTAGAAGGTAATATGCTCGGTGAGCTAAGCATGCTTAAAAACGGCATAAATTCGATGGCGATGTCATTGACTGCCTACCACGAGGAAGTGCAGCAAAATATTGATCAGGCCACCTCTGATCTGCGAGAAACGCTGGAGCAGATGGAAATCCAGAACGTCGAGCTAGACTTGGCCAAGAAGCGCGCCCAGGAAGCAGCGCGCATCAAATCAGAGTTTCTGGCCAATATGTCTCACGAGCTGAGAACCCCGCTAAACGGCGTGATCGGTTTTACCCGCCAAACCTTGAAAACCCAGCTTTCTCCCACTCAAACCGATTACCTGCAAACTATCGAACGCTCGGCCAACAACCTGCTGACCATCATTAATGACGTGCTTGATTTCTCCAAGCTAGAGGCGGGCAAACTGGTGCTAGAGCATATTACTTTCTCACTGCGTGAAATGCTCGATGAGGTCGTCATCTTGCTGGCCCATAGCGCGCACGACAAGGGGCTGGAGCTGACCATTAATGTGCACAGCAACGTGCCGGAGTTTGTGCTGGGCGACCCAATGCGTTTGCAGCAAGTTGTGACCAATTTACTGGGTAATGCCATTAAATTCACTGAAAACGGCAACATTGATATCAATGTGGAATTACGCTCGCAAAAAAACGCGCAAGTCGAGCTGGAGATGCAGTTTCACGATACCGGCATTGGTATTTCCGAACGCCAGCAGGCGCAATTGTTCCAGGCTTTTCGCCAGGCGGATGCCAGCATCACCCGACGTCACGGAGGCACCGGCCTTGGACTGGTAATCACCCAGCGGCTGGTCAAGGAAATGGGCGGAGACATCAGCTTCTACAGCCAGCTAAACCGCGGTTCGACTTTCTGGTTTCACGTTACGCTGGAACTTAATGAAAGCCACCATCAGCGGCCGAGATCAATGGCGTGCCTGCGAGACAAAAAGCTGGCTTACATTGAAGCCAATCCGACGGCGACCAAAGCAGTTAAAGAAATGCTTTCCAGTATGCCGATAGAGGTTATCCATCGCACCAGTCAAGCCCTGCTGCCCGATGAACACTATGATTTCATTGTTTATGGCATGCCAATCCTACTGAATCATCACCTTAATGACTATGAAGAACGATTGCAGCAGTTGCTCAGCCAGTGCGACCGATTAATTCTGGCATTGCCCAGCCAATTCCAAATTTCCGCCGAACAGCTTAAAGACAAAGGGGTTTATGCCTGCCTTAACAAGCCGCTTTCTAGCGTTCGTCTCTTGCCGTATCTGCTTGAAGACCCGAAAAACTTCATCGAGGAAGACAACTCGCACGATAAGCGACTGCCAATGACAGTGATGGCAGTGGACGACAACCCGGCTAACCTGAAGCTGATTGGCGCGCTGCTTGAAGAGCTGGTGGAAACGACGCTACTGTGCAACAGCGGTGAAGAAGCTATCGAGCTGGCAAAGAACGTCAATATGGACGTAATTTTGATGGATATTCAGATGCCAAATATCGACGGTATTCGCACTAGCGAGCTGATTCATCTGCTGCCACATCACATTACTACCCCGATTGTCGCCGTGACCGCGCATTCTCTCAGCGGCGAGAGAGAGCAGTTTATTAAAGCCGGAATGGAAGACTATCTATCGAAACCGATCGACGAAGGGATGCTGAAAGTGGTGCTGGCGCGCTATCACTCTTCGCAAATTCCTCCACCGCATTCCGCTGGTCAAGTGCAGAAAAGCGCTCCCGAGGATGTCTCGCCTAAAACCCTGGATTGGGCATTGGCCCTTCGTCAGTCAGCCAATAAAGAGGGATTGGCCAACGATTTACTGCAAATGTTGATTGATTTCCTGCCCGAGGTGAGCGGCCGCGTTAACGCGATTATTCAAGGCGAGAAAGATGATTCTATCGTAGCGTTGATCCACAAACTCCACGGCAGTTGCAGCTACAGCGGTGTCCCTCGTTTAAAGCAACTATGTTTCTATATCGAACAACAACTGCGCAAAAATGCATCAAACGAAGAACTGGAACCCGAATGGCTTGAGCTGTTAGATGAAATCGGTAACGTCACCCGAGAAGCGAAAGCACATCTGGATAAAAGAAATAATACCTAA